One genomic region from Gossypium hirsutum isolate 1008001.06 chromosome D13, Gossypium_hirsutum_v2.1, whole genome shotgun sequence encodes:
- the LOC107918698 gene encoding ureide permease 1 isoform X1: MYVVESKGGAIVCMLLALLFLGTWPALITLLERRGRLPQHTYLDYTITNLLAAVIIALTFGQIGDSTVERPNFFTQLSQDNWSSVLFAMAGGVVLSLGNLSTQYAWAFVGLSVVEVISSSMTVVIGTTLNYFLDGKINKAEILFPGVGCFLVAVCLASAVHSSNAADYKAKLSSWPIDNETGKGTVLPSASEEAVLKDRENAGGPIRKAKAGTATFLIELEKRRSIKVFGKSMFIGLTLTFFAGVCFSLFSPAFNLATNDQWHTLKQGVPKLVVYTAFFYFSVSCFVIALVLNISFLYHPALGVSKSSFKAYLKDWNGRGWAFLAGFLCGFGNGLQFMGGQAAGYAAADAVQALPLVSTFWGVVLFGEYRRSSQRTYILLFSMLFMFIAAVGILMASSGHRK; this comes from the exons ATGTATGTAGTGGAGAGCAAAGGGGGTGCCATAGTGTGTATGCTGTTAGCTCTTTTGTTCCTGGGTACATGGCCTGCACTTATCACTCTGCTAGAGAGGCGAGGACGCCTTCCCCAGCACACTTACCTTGATTATACAATCACAAATCTCTTGGCTGCTGTTATTATAGCTTTaacatttggccaaattgggGACAGCACGGTTGAAAGGCCCAATTTCTTCACGCAACTTTCCCAG GATAATTGGTCTTCGGTTTTATTCGCAATGGCTGGTGGGGTGGTTCTCAGCTTGGGAAACCTTTCTACACAATATGCTTGGGCTTTTGTTGGTTTATCAGTTGTAGAAGTCATTTCATCAAGCATGACTGTTGTTATAG GTACAACCTTGAATTACTTCTTggatggaaaaataaacaaagctgAGATCCTTTTTCCTGGTGTTGGTTGCTTCCTAGTTGCTGTTTGTCTTGCATCAGCTGTTCACTCATCCAATGCAGCTGATTATAAAGCAAAGCTTAGCAGTTGGCCAATTGATAATGAAACTGGAAAAGG GACTGTGCTTCCATCGGCGTCTGAAGAAGCAGTTTTAAAGGATCGAGAGAACGCGGGTGGTCCTATACGCAAGGCAAAAGCCGGAACAGCAACCTTCTTGATAGAGCTTGAAAAAAGGAGGTCAATCAAG GTGTTCGGAAAGAGCATGTTCATTGGACTGACCTTAACTTTCTTCGCCGGCGTTTGCTTCTCCCTCTTCTCACCGGCATTCAACTTGGCAACAAACGATCAATGGCACACTTTGAAACAAGGGGTTCCCAAGTTGGTTGTCTACACAGCATTTTTCTACTTCTCTGTCTCCTGTTTCGTAATTGCTCTCGTCCTAAACATCAGCTTCCTTTACCATCCAGCTTTGGGAGTCTCCAAATCGTCCTTTAAGGCCTATCTAAAGGACTGGAATGGCCGAGGGTGGGCCTTCCTCGCCGGGTTTCTGTGTGGGTTCGGGAATGGTCTCCAGTTCATGGGAGGCCAAGCTGCAGGCTATGCAGCAGCAGATGCTGTTCAG GCACTTCCTCTTGTGAGCACATTTTGGGGAGTGGTTTTATTCGGAGAGTACCGAAGATCGTCACAAAGAACATATATATTGCTGTTCAGCATGTTGTTCATGTTCATTGCAGCTGTTGGAATACTTATGGCATCATCTGGTCATAGGAAATGA
- the LOC107918698 gene encoding ureide permease 1 isoform X2 yields MYVVESKGGAIVCMLLALLFLGTWPALITLLERRGRLPQHTYLDYTITNLLAAVIIALTFGQIGDSTVERPNFFTQLSQDNWSSVLFAMAGGVVLSLGNLSTQYAWAFVGLSVVEVISSSMTVVIGTTLNYFLDGKINKAEILFPGVGCFLVAVCLASAVHSSNAADYKAKLSSWPIDNETGKGTVLPSASEEAVLKDRENAGGPIRKAKAGTATFLIELEKRRSIKVFGKSMFIGLTLTFFAGVCFSLFSPAFNLATNDQWHTLKQGVPNFGSLQIVL; encoded by the exons ATGTATGTAGTGGAGAGCAAAGGGGGTGCCATAGTGTGTATGCTGTTAGCTCTTTTGTTCCTGGGTACATGGCCTGCACTTATCACTCTGCTAGAGAGGCGAGGACGCCTTCCCCAGCACACTTACCTTGATTATACAATCACAAATCTCTTGGCTGCTGTTATTATAGCTTTaacatttggccaaattgggGACAGCACGGTTGAAAGGCCCAATTTCTTCACGCAACTTTCCCAG GATAATTGGTCTTCGGTTTTATTCGCAATGGCTGGTGGGGTGGTTCTCAGCTTGGGAAACCTTTCTACACAATATGCTTGGGCTTTTGTTGGTTTATCAGTTGTAGAAGTCATTTCATCAAGCATGACTGTTGTTATAG GTACAACCTTGAATTACTTCTTggatggaaaaataaacaaagctgAGATCCTTTTTCCTGGTGTTGGTTGCTTCCTAGTTGCTGTTTGTCTTGCATCAGCTGTTCACTCATCCAATGCAGCTGATTATAAAGCAAAGCTTAGCAGTTGGCCAATTGATAATGAAACTGGAAAAGG GACTGTGCTTCCATCGGCGTCTGAAGAAGCAGTTTTAAAGGATCGAGAGAACGCGGGTGGTCCTATACGCAAGGCAAAAGCCGGAACAGCAACCTTCTTGATAGAGCTTGAAAAAAGGAGGTCAATCAAG GTGTTCGGAAAGAGCATGTTCATTGGACTGACCTTAACTTTCTTCGCCGGCGTTTGCTTCTCCCTCTTCTCACCGGCATTCAACTTGGCAACAAACGATCAATGGCACACTTTGAAACAAGGGGTTCCCAA CTTTGGGAGTCTCCAAATCGTCCTTTAA